From Caldicellulosiruptor hydrothermalis 108, a single genomic window includes:
- the hslO gene encoding Hsp33 family molecular chaperone HslO, translating to MAQILRALSKDKNIAIFIMDSTDIVEYARKIHNLPPIPAAALGRLLTATSMMGVMLKGENHSVSVQISCSGVLKGLVAVSDSKGNVKGYVKNKEVLTEIDERGKLNVKGAIGEGTLTVIKDLGLKEPYIGQIELVSGEIAEDITHYFALSEQIPSAVALGVLIDRDESIKSAGGFIIQVLPETDEKVILDLEQKLKNFTNISSVLENKSIEEIVKELFGKIEYEVLAKHQPVYKCDCSKEKVESIIPLLKDEEISDETIEIVCSFCEKKYYFSKEEAFKIKYGE from the coding sequence ATGGCACAGATCTTGAGAGCTCTGTCAAAAGACAAAAACATAGCAATCTTTATCATGGACTCAACAGATATAGTAGAATATGCGCGCAAAATACATAACCTTCCACCCATCCCTGCAGCAGCTTTAGGAAGGTTATTGACAGCAACATCTATGATGGGTGTTATGTTAAAAGGTGAAAATCATTCTGTGTCAGTTCAAATATCATGTTCAGGTGTACTCAAAGGCTTGGTTGCTGTTTCTGACTCAAAAGGGAATGTAAAGGGATATGTAAAAAACAAAGAGGTGCTCACAGAGATTGATGAGAGAGGGAAGTTAAATGTAAAAGGAGCAATTGGAGAAGGCACGCTCACGGTTATAAAGGATTTGGGATTGAAAGAACCCTATATAGGTCAAATTGAACTTGTATCTGGCGAAATAGCAGAGGATATAACACACTATTTTGCTCTGTCAGAACAAATTCCCTCAGCTGTTGCGCTTGGTGTTCTAATTGACAGAGATGAAAGTATAAAGTCAGCAGGAGGCTTTATTATTCAGGTTTTACCTGAGACAGATGAGAAAGTTATTTTGGACCTGGAGCAGAAATTGAAAAATTTTACGAACATCTCATCAGTACTTGAAAATAAAAGCATTGAAGAGATTGTAAAAGAACTTTTTGGCAAAATAGAATATGAAGTGTTAGCTAAGCATCAGCCAGTGTACAAGTGTGACTGTTCTAAAGAAAAGGTGGAATCTATAATTCCGCTTTTAAAAGATGAAGAAATTTCAGATGAGACCATCGAAATTGTATGCAGTTTTTGCGAGAAAAAATACTATTTTTCCAAGGAAGAAGCTTTTAAAATTAAATATGGTGAATAA